taagtctatcacagttgaccATTCCAGAATGATActttcactgtgtacaatgttctcctggttctgcttatttcactctgcatcagttcttgtacatctttccagctctttctgaaatcatcccgttcatcatttcttatagcacaataatattccatcaccaacatataccacaatttgcttagctattccgcaattgaagggcatcccctcaatttccagctatttaacatgacaaaaagagctactacaaatatttgtgtacaagtaggtcctttccccttttttattgtctctttggatACAGATccaatagtggtattacaggatcaaagagtatacTCAATTTTGTGGCCCTCGGTGCATAGCTCCAAATCACTCTTCAGAATGGTGGTATCAGTTCTCAACTGCACCTAAAATGCAGCAGTGTcccatccccttcaacatttagcACTTTAcggttcatatcctttgatcaattGTCAACcagggaatgatttgtatttcttataaatttgacttagttctttatatatttgagaaatgagacctttatcagagaaattttttataaaatatccccacagtttgttgttttccttctaatcttgattacattggttttgcttgtacaaatacttttaaattaaatataatctaaattattcattttgcatcttgtaatgttctctatcttttgtttggccATAAATTTTATCCTTATCCATAGAACTGCCAGGCaaactattctgtgttttcctaatttatttataatatcaccctttatgtctaaatgatctacccattttggccttatcttagtatagggtgtgagatattggtctgtaACTAGTTTATACCATATCCTTTTGCTGTTTTCCCAGgactttttttgtcaaatactgattttttcccaaaatttaggatctttgggtttgtcaaacactaaatTGCTTAGATCAcgattctatttcttaaccagtaccagattgttttgttgattgctgctttataatacagtttgagttCTGGTACTTCTAAGACaccatccatcacattttttcattaattcccttgatattattgatcttttcttcttccacttgaattttattattttttctagttcaataaaagtCTTTTTATAGTTTGATAGTATGGCACTGAACatgtaaattagtttaggtagaattgtcatttttattatattagtttcccacatccatgagcaattaaagttttctcaattgtttagatctaactttatttgtgtgagaaGTGTTCTgttattgtgttcatataattcctgggtttgtctttgAAAGTAGATTCTCAGCCATTTAATattatctagagttattttaaatggaattttcatttctatctcttactcccggattttgttggtaatttatagaaatgctaatggtttatgtgggtttattttgtatctgctcctttgctaaagttgttattaattatttcaactagtctttgttgattctctagaattccctaagtataccatcatcTCATCCTAAAAGAATGATGATTTTGTATCCTCATtgccttctttaattccttcaacttcttttctcctcttattgctgaagctaacatttctagtcaatattaaataatagtggtgataatgagcatccttattttatccttgatcttattgggaagccttcTCACTCATTTCCATTGTTGATGAAACTTCCTAATGAATTTAGATAGATACTaatcatttaaaggaaaaatccatttattcctAGTTTCTCTAgtgtttttgtattttgttgaGGGCTCTTTTGGCAtgtattgagatagtcatgtgatttttgtaagtttggttattgatatggtaaattatgttcatagttttcctaacattaaacCAATCCTGCATTCCCAGTATAAATCTCACCCAGTCATATCaagaaattctagaaaaaaatattacaattgaTCTGGATTAGGAAAAGTGGTTCCGTCAGAGAAATTGCTCTGAAAATCAGCCTGTTTCCAGAAACTAAGAAGGGGAAGATGACAACAATAGGTGATGTCCTGCTTCATGAGATTCTGAGTCCTTGGCTATGAGAGACTGGACAGTGGGAGTTAGGTCACTTGACCTTTCACGTCTTCCTCATgggacattattttttttataagacCATATAGCCTAAATCAGTGCCCTCTAGAAGGCTCTCTGTGTCTATCAATGTGTTtatgaatcattttttaaatatcatattaAGAAACACCCAAGCATTGTACTTAGACTCTCCATGAAATGTATGTTACTTTCATGTCTTTTTATGCATCCTAGTAAGTCAATTCTGACATATGTAGATATTACATCTGAAATGATTCATTGGTAAGATTTTGTCTCCCAACAAATCAGGGggaatgaggaaaattaatattgaattgcaTTATTTATTAATGGTGTCTCCATGTTAAATCATTTCCCCCTTATCCTTCAAATGTCAGGCTGAAACAGCCTGCTTCCAGACTAAGGTTACTCCCAGCTCTGAAGCAATCAAGCTGGGCTGAAACCTTTTGTCTTTTGTTGAGACATTGATAGGATTATAGACATTTAGAGCAATGGCTGATCAGCCCTGTTGAACTTTGACCCACTTGAAAGTAAGGCAGGCCAGTCATGTCTCTTGCTGGAGAAAGGGTGTGCTATCAGTATTTGTGTTTAGACAAAGACCCACCTCCCCTGTGACAAAGTAATAAGGAAAGAGTTGAAGTCTCTATGTCCACCTCCTCCTTTGAAATATCCTCCAGTGGGGTCCACCAGGGGAGGTCTAGGGGAGAAACTGTCAGGCCAATCAGAAAGAGGATATAGCTTTTTATAAAAGCAAGtcaggagggcagctgggtggctcagtggattagagagtcaggcctagatacgggaggtcctaggttcaaatctgaccttagacactttcttgctgtgtgaccctgggaaagtcacttcgcccccattgcctagcccttaccactcttctgccttggaaccaatacacagtattgatttccaagatggaaggtgagggttttataaaaataaaaaagcaagtcAGACTGGCTGGAGCTTTCTTTACATAGGAGGCAGCAAAAGAGCCATTCTTTGCTAGCAGGAATTTTTATAcatcaataaataatattattctcaGGAAGAGAAATTCTTGgtgtgaaaattggatttggttctccccacattataacaatgaaggtagtTAGCTCTGACTcgattgtgaagatttaattgtaatcctctgtctattggttgatttaatccccagaaaagTAAGCACAGAACTTGAAGTGGAGTGGGAAGATCTGCTcatgttagatctgatcaccaagggtgtaaatatcccatttaatcatgaagtgggagatctgtgacccacctgtgtgatagtgggtaaggaattagtagtggtagtctctcagtgactgagaatgactattgtctttgtgcagtttcaactatagtgtaccctcatgtggctttggagtccaaaggctgaggcgcagagtttgtggcacatggggcatgggacgccagttgttacaggaggtgcggttgtggcctggtgtcggcgttcatgtgcagcggcaagatgtcgtaggcattgccactcccccatcgctgcaggtcttgaagagggtggacggagTTAGGATAGaggagtgtgcacaaagatacttgtgcgtgaaagagatttaagtggaaaagtcgatgcacagagacagtcccactctctcggcattggaagcctgggtccagtggcatgaaaaattgttacctctggagactttctcagctgcattggatggctgtgttgtcttttgtgctccaacactccctgagcactccacagtgctttgctgcatcgccatttcagccgttgaaccttcttattggtttcttctgtctgtttggccgaagccatcttcacatgctgggtgagcaaagccttggttcaccggGGTTGataacgacccgatggctaccctcacaaggtttagccggcctgttgaagccattgcccagggtgtggccgctgccacaagctagcagctactgggagctacaagtgagagctgagtgtcaggtgagggtcagaggctggagagctgccctagcaGGGCACAagaagccctccataccagagatactaccagagatactacccctccctgagcaccccatacaccctgggTAAGGAATTAGAATGGACTAACTGCCttttgggcagtcctagagcagtgtgtcaattgtgattggtagacctggaattaggggaagtgaagcaaggaaaaaaggtctttaaaagaaagagacaaaaaccTGAATGAGGTTGGTCTTCTTTGAGTTGGTGGTGGTTGGTTAGGGTGGGAATTCAAAAGAGACACACTTGTAGAGGAACTTGCTGGAGTTGAGGCTTAAAGAATATGCTGATTGAACtgtcatgtggtgagtgtaaggctgacttccttccctTGGCCTTCTTGAGACTCATTTCTCCTGGCTGGGACCTTAGAATTTGCCACCTAGCACAGAAGAAGAAGCCGGAGCTCActtgcttgctctctctctctctctctctctctctctctctctctctctctctctctctctctctgtctctctttctgtctctcccttccccccctccctcttcttctctttctctcctccttaataacttccctctgttgtaaaataaactatcatGAATTCCAtcttgactttagtaattcatttttgggatttagtaattaaatccatggcaaccaattaaatatttagttcaaccataaaattaacattggaaaccttttttccttcatattttaatCAACTTAGCCACCCCAGCTGGGCTTTTGATTTTCTGTATCTGTGTCAATTAATTATGTATCTTGAGTATTAGTCTCTAATCAGAGAAAATGGatgcaaatattttgttttctaaaagtataatttccctttttatccttAACCACATTGATATTTTTCCCCTATGGAAAACTTTTTCAGTGTCATATGATACAAATGATTCAATGAGTACTTATGGTTTTACaaatgtgttttcattttttcccttgcaACAACTTTTGGAGTTAGGTTACATTACTATTATTttaactttatagatgaagaaattgaagtaagAATTTTGCCTTGGGACACATAATTGTTAAatctctgaggcagaatttgaactcaggtcttcctggctccctaCTCAGTGCTTTATTCAATGTACCACCTTACATTGTAgattaattttatcttttgtgcTCTCTCTTCTACCTTGTTTTGTTAAGAATTTGTTTACCTAGCCACATTTATAAACtaatttccctctattttaaGTTCACTTTTAATATTCTAATCAAGTATCCATTTGTTTGCAATTATTATAGCATTAAACTTAAGGTTAAAACAAATATGTTTGATTCGAGgctcattttcattttgttttgtttcatggtTGTTTTAGCTTTGTATCAAGATAATTTGAATCTAAGGATTCAAGAATAAAAGGAATATCTCTTAGCAATCCTAGCTTTAATGATATCTATGctcaatttaataatttttattcgTCTTGCCCTTGCCACAGAGACCATTGTTTATTATGATATCTATCTTggtcctgtaaaccttaaaatttctcagaattgtgaatgttaaaaatttccccattggactgggaacattccccattttgatgtgaaaactccttgctatgggaggacctctactccacctgtacttaagactgctttaggggagaaaactctttgctaaacaatgaaagtacttaaaaacCATACTTAAAAAggtaaggagttctttgagccatgcctgtttttagaattgatacaatgggatgctaggtacctataaaggtcgggcaggttttctcttaatgggattagttgactcagctgtgttttctttggttcagatttactgaggggattagtcgacacagcagcattttctctggttcagacttactgaggagattagtccatttagctggaattcagatgggctgtcctttaggaaacatctatggtgattggtagatggaagaacttaggggaggtgacataggaaaaaaaaccctatataagaaaaggaattccttggagatagatccttggagatggatccttttggagaaggctttgaaggagattcttttggagatcacttgagaaggagctcttggaggaattctctaaggaggtctctcaagggaggctgactctggctggaactccctctggggagactctgtccctctaaTCCCTTACTTGGacaatcttatggtgagtgaagactgactgatttctctctcttaagactcaggtctaggccatattggcttgaggcccttcatacttattcctttcttactctccttctctttttctttaattcctcattgtattattaattaaaaatctctataaaacccagttgacttgggtatatacataattgggaatattttccctggcgaccaccttatatttgatttataaccaagacactgtagtgaaacatattttctgcggtcaatttactcacccacttttatatctatcataatttatatcttccaccaatttaactcactacagtttacaacatcaaccattttaattataacagtttatggctccaactattttaaatcttacagtccACTGTGTCCTTATGGGAAAAGAGACATGGAGAATTCACCATTGCTGGGGACACCCAACCAATGGACAGAAGGTCACTTCTCAGAGATATATTATAAGTGATTCCTGTATAAGATAGAGGATTTGACTACCTTCAATAGAGAGTTTCTGAGTTTCCTTTAGATGTTAAGATTACCTGATTTCTTTAATgaagaattggactagatatcTAAATGTGGTTTTCCAGATCTAAAAATTTATGACTTGCTTTAAGGTCATACTATATGGTCTTTCATTTTGTTCTAATTCTTTTATCAGTCAGGGGTAATATAACTCTATTTTCATTCTCTAGGGGAGTTCATTGTATTGGGACCACAACAACCAATTATTGCCTTGGTGGACAGAGATGTCACATTCCCATGCCACCTCTCTCCCCAGTTGGATGCTCAACATATGGATGTGATATGGTTTCATGACCAATCAGGTCTGGTACAtcaatacaaatatgaaaaggaTTATTTGAAATATCAGCATCTAGACTATCAAGAGCGGACAGAATTTCTTCACGAGAACATTTCCAGGGGGAATGTAGCCCTGCTACTCCATCGTGTTCGACACTCTGATGAGGGGAAGTACCGGTGTTACTTTGCAAGTTCCACTTATAATGATGAAGCAGAATTCCAAGTGTATGTGGCAAGTAAGTATATGCCAGGTGTCCTGGCCCCATGAGGGGAACCTCTAAGCAGGGGAGGTTGGTAGTTTTTACCTGAAGGGAGCACACATACCCATAAACATTATGCTACAGGAATGACACTATGCATGGTGGGTTGGCCTAATGTTATCCTGGTCTGAGATGAGTTGATTGAACTGGGAGTATCTGAAGGGCTGATCTAAAGATAAAGTCAAGCATTAGGAGGGCAAAGAGCAGTTTAGGGTAGAGACAAGTAACTCAGTGGTAGTAAATGGGGTGATTCAAACCTGCTACTTGGATACAGGCAAAGAATATTTTTGGGGAAGCAACCAGTGGTGGAGCAAGAATCAGATCAAGGTGAAATTGTGAGACCTAGAGGTTGTTGGAATGACACTTTGACAAAAAAGGGGCTTTAGAAGATTGTTCTGCTCATAGTAGTGTGGATTAACCTATTCAGGAGGgtaaaaggaacaaaaagaagaaaacataaagagAAGAAGATAGGATTGAGGGAAATACACAACAATCACAATTACAACTGTGAAGGGGATGAATTTTTTCCTAAAACAGAAATGAATATCAGAATggattaatatagaaatgttttgagtGCATTCACTAACATAATGTATATCATATTATTACCTTCTCAGTAGATGGGAGAGAggctggagggagggaaagaatttggaacagaaagtttaaaaagtaaatgctaaaatatttttgaaaataaaatataaacagagTGAAGATGgtagcttagaagcagcagaaattgattcctctgtgaaaatccttccacaccaatcaaaaacaaagcacttcaaaggggacagaaaaccaaatccaacaggAAACCAGAGGTGtgggaccctcctgcttgattcaacttaaaagttacGCAGAGAAGATTGAATTCTCTggcttaaggaaaagaaagaagaaaggttccAGTGCCCTTCTCATACTTACTGTGCTGAGTCTCTTGTGGGTGGTGGGATCTCAGGATGAGAGGTCAAACAGAGACAGAGTGCATTGCTACCACAACTACATGAAGCTCAGTGCTCTGACCACAGCTGGGAAGGAAGGAGCTGAAGTAGAGGAGCAGAAAAGAGGGAAGGTTGATTGAAGCATTCAGCCACCACACCTGCATCTTAGGTCTTTGCCTCTAGAAGTTTTGCCCTTAGGGCACATTCAGTTCTACAGATCAGTTCAACTGGCTTAATTCAGTTTATCAATAGTGCCAAGAAAAAGCTTCTAGAGAGCAGAAAAGCTCAAACTCACAGAGTTAGCAAACAACCAGAAGAAGAGCAAGTATacaaaatagacagaaagcaaaactCGAGAAGAAGAGAGAGCCACAGGTCTCTCCTACTCAATTCAATGAAAGGTATGGAGATAAAATTGAATTCTTGGGCAAAAGGGAGAGATCCAACACCTCCTCCCCATCTATTACACCTAGACCTGCCATAGAACATGGACTTACTgagatcccagggcaaaggctaaaattacctagcaataccactgctgggtttgtacctcaaagatatataaggaaaaagacttgtacaaacatttatagctgagctctttggggtggcaaaaattggaTAATGAAGCTGTGTacctcaaatggggaatggttgagaaaattgtggtatctgttggtgatggaatactattgtgctcaaaggaataaagaattggagggatcccatgtgaactggaaggacctccaagaattgatgcagagtgaaaggagcagaaccaggagaacattgtatacagagactgtgTTATAATCACTGTATTATAATCAAATGTAGTAGACTTCTCTAGTAGCAACAATGTagtgacccaagacaattctgaggtacctaggagaaagaatgctatccacatccagagacagaactgtgggagtagaaacacagaagaaaacaagtgATAGATCACTTGGTTCATTGGGGACAGGATTGGGAATtctggctttaaatgatcactctattgtatatattagtaatatggaaatgtgttttgagcaatgatacatggaaaacccaatggaattactaGTCAGCTcatgaaggggaaaaagaaaaggggagggaaagaacatgaatcatgtaatgatggaaaatattctaaataagtaaataaattttaaaaaatatgatataaCTGAACAAAATTTTTAGCAGGAATCAGTAGTTGCAGAACAATCTGTGGGTCACCTAATGAATAATTAGTATTTTTGGCTGAATGATGAATTCACACTGGTTCACTAAAACCTGTTTATTCACATTGTCTATCATGACATCTCTCCCTTATTATATGCCTATAGAGGtgaattaaaaaaagcaaacaattcTCCAGTGTAGAAGTTTAtacttattctcattttatttcattatagaaTTATGCCATAACTTGGGCCTACCAAGAACATTTTTATTCCAGTCTGGGAAATCTACTATTTTAGCTAGTCTATTTGTTGCCAGtgatttctttatttccctgaaataattttgtatttataaagAGGTATACATGTAGTTCATGCCCCTGACCACAACCCACAAAAgaacataaattccttgaggtcaggggccATTTTGCTTTTTGACATTGCATCCCTACCAtggaatcaaaatataaatatgtagcaTCATCCTAGGCAGAGAGACCTGTGTGTTTCTCTCATttgatattttccccaaaattacatttgaaagatataataaggaagaATAAGATGGATACaaattcctctttgtctctaggaaataaatttacctttgcttgctttattttccttttctaggtaCAGGCTCTACCCCTCACCTACAAATTGAAGGTGCTGGAAATAAAAGGGTTCGGGTGGTGTGCACATCTGCAGGGTGGTACCCAGAACCTGAAGTGCACTGGAGGAACCAGACAGAGGAGTCATTGTCACAAGGCACCACGATCAGTAGGAAAGAGAATGGGCTCTTCTCTGTTGAAACCTCAATCAATGTGTCTGCCGATTCCAAAGAGATTGTTTCTTGTGTCATTGAGAACCCTCTTCTCAGCCAAAAACTGGAAGCAAGTGTTTCTTTGGCAGGTTAGTTCCCTCCCTGAGCACTAGGGTCAACTTTGTGAAGAGATAGAGTAGAATTTCATATAACAGGCTGGCCAAAATGCCAGAATTTCAAATAGTTCTCCTGTAGCAGTCAGATTGCCTTTAAAGAgaacatgctcagtcttgagcatgctcagtattgctcatggctgggaaggcctctgacccttgaccccagcttctcccaggttaggcgggaaaacaagtttctttgttctcacttggttaagagaaaccacacctatgccttgtcattgaccaatgagggtcatccctatgtactacgtagcaaatggtatttatggcccagcaagctccgcctcgtcccgctctctcccctctcttctctttcaggctagctgatggctgtccttgcaggagcttggcctctggccaagctccatctttaatctttctctattcatctctctgacctgtattgtactggtaaaagcctttggaatagtcctttgatcagagtttggctgtggctcattgataattaataaagactcattctgaccacctcatatctctaatttgactctaaacttctatcctgtctccatcttcctaccttgtggcttctctcccctctgagagagacTACAAATGGTGCCCAACGTGAACAGGGACCCTGCACCTGGCACTTTCTCGTGGCATTCAACCCTTTTATTTCACACAGCCGAGGGAAAACAGTAGGCGGGTGCCGGAGTTCGGGGAATTCTGCTGATCCTCTGGCCAAGAACGATACatgaagtccatggaagatgatcaagagcatctgatggcaagacaatctgcccagaagaaggacagatggcagaggtgtctggcacaggacaccagaaatgCAGCACATGGATTGTAAAGCCTATGattgccctataggcaggtttaacacactatgcacacacacacatgcaattgtatgagaaacaatgtacatgcagaagagtatcattgagtcactaacagatattctgttctaggaatatatgggtatttggtaaaagatctaactattatatgcctgaaaattttgaatggtattggtacaatgtgtaacttgaaatcatattattggaattgttccatgttagccaaatttgatcaaatatcaaaagggtataattgggaatattatgacagtataaggaatgctgtccacttgcagcacaaaAGGGTAatactatccaaaatgtaatgatgattattgttttaaagggtacattatatttgcaaacaatatGTTTTTgctagaatcagacttatctagaagtcaattttgtaagctgtgactgttccactttcataaggaaagaggtggatatggtatcactaatcatctctctcttctacaccccagaaagaatattagttaaagctttgtaataatcagtattgaatgtaatgataaagatcacattgtgtgagatacctgaagTGGGTTAAatatcatcaagatattaagactgtaagggacccaaggggatgataacgttgggtcgaggtcttgtttatatgttcacagataatgaaaacatctggtcacccacgtcatgcttcatgccagctgatacagaccaggaagagaagcagacggaaggtgatggcatcagctatctacatgccagccacaatccaggcaTGCTGGAGGGACACTtctttggtgactaatatcactccagaacaatgacattacactattagagacattggctattaggccactgacggacacttgtcatgctgacatccattgagatggggtacccagagcaacatcaagtatgctaactcagaaggactaaatcacacttgtgtctgtacaagacaccaaatatgtcccacactccaaagactttgctatgggattgagatgaattagctacaaattgtctagctgCTAATGTATaccctgtattttgtatatgatactgtcaaaagaaatgtatattgtatgcattgtaaagctaccacttgtattgtaagaaatgctgttatcaacaagggtatagaccttggtatgattctccaaagaagtaggagatagaaaactttcattcatagcatagatctgatacctctgacaacaaaaatgaggtgctaagcaggaAATGATGCACAGACAAggttaatggacagatgacactgatgttactctcgagaaaggatgagagatcagggaaaagacactaggaaatctttaatcaggaacctgagttattgtaagaaatcattgacatccaggcaaagattatgttcctgacaataccaggatggacattaagggctgactaccagagatgtagttaagtgttaataccattgttaatcattactcctgataccctgtctttgtgg
This DNA window, taken from Monodelphis domestica isolate mMonDom1 chromosome 6, mMonDom1.pri, whole genome shotgun sequence, encodes the following:
- the LOC103105123 gene encoding butyrophilin-like protein 2; the protein is MDVIWFHDQSDLVHQYRYEKDYLKQQHLDYQGRTEFLRQNISRGNVALRLHHVRPSDEGKYRCYFARSTYNREAEFQVDVASTGSSPHLHIEGAGNKRVRVVCTSAGWYPEPEVHWRNQTEESLSQGTTISRKENGLFSVETSITVSADSKEIVSCVIENPLLSQKLEASVSLAGEFIVLGPQQPIIALVDRDVTFPCHLSPQLDAQHMDVIWFHDQSGLVHQYKYEKDYLKYQHLDYQERTEFLHENISRGNVALLLHRVRHSDEGKYRCYFASSTYNDEAEFQVYVASTGSTPHLQIEGAGNKRVRVVCTSAGWYPEPEVHWRNQTEESLSQGTTISRKENGLFSVETSINVSADSKEIVSCVIENPLLSQKLEASVSLAGLADPVIESCTARTGTFIRNPDSFAGLRMTKS